A DNA window from Mycolicibacter terrae contains the following coding sequences:
- a CDS encoding TetR/AcrR family transcriptional regulator, whose protein sequence is MSTGGGSAATTAVRRRPKDRKVQIVRAAARAFSDRGYHGVGVDEIAAEVGISGPALYRHFANKYALLVATAEYAVQTLLTAARSADDPGRPAPERLRAIIDLLIETTIGTRHEGAFYRWERRYLQPADRKRIRESYDALNAAIAEPLVAMRPGLPAADATILAVAALSVIGSISAHRTRLAAPALHALLGDLCWSVLTTELPPAPRHAAPRRSERGLPSTSKRERLLTEAIRVFGQRGFYEASIEEIGSAAGLNGSSAYRYYPSKAALLAAAFQRAGDRVLLVITDALAESSNPREAATRIAERYTALSFAAPDLINIYFAEFANLPERDRVHLRGLQRQNVNEWAHLLCQVGSAETEAVFRVHAALAVVVDIGRLVNFDDTGEQRCRVNTLMTAVLFGGEHR, encoded by the coding sequence GTGTCGACCGGCGGTGGATCCGCGGCCACAACCGCGGTGCGGCGTCGGCCCAAGGACCGCAAGGTCCAGATCGTGCGGGCCGCGGCGCGGGCCTTCAGCGACCGCGGCTATCACGGGGTCGGTGTCGATGAGATCGCCGCCGAAGTCGGCATCTCGGGGCCGGCCCTCTACCGGCACTTCGCCAACAAGTACGCGCTGCTGGTCGCGACGGCCGAGTACGCCGTGCAGACATTGCTGACCGCCGCCCGTAGCGCTGACGACCCGGGCCGCCCCGCACCCGAACGGCTGCGCGCGATCATCGACCTGCTGATCGAGACCACCATCGGGACGCGACATGAGGGCGCGTTCTACCGGTGGGAGCGGCGCTACCTGCAGCCGGCGGACCGCAAGCGCATCCGGGAAAGCTACGACGCGCTGAACGCCGCCATCGCCGAACCGCTGGTCGCCATGCGCCCCGGGCTGCCCGCTGCGGACGCCACGATCCTGGCCGTCGCGGCGCTGAGCGTCATCGGCAGTATCTCGGCGCACCGCACCCGCCTGGCCGCGCCGGCGCTGCACGCGCTGTTGGGCGACCTGTGCTGGTCGGTGTTGACCACCGAGTTGCCTCCGGCGCCGCGTCATGCCGCGCCGCGGCGATCCGAGCGCGGCCTGCCCAGCACCTCCAAACGGGAGCGGCTGCTCACCGAAGCCATCCGGGTGTTCGGGCAGCGCGGGTTCTATGAGGCCAGTATCGAGGAGATCGGCAGTGCCGCCGGTTTGAACGGCTCCAGTGCCTACCGCTACTACCCGAGCAAGGCCGCTCTGCTCGCCGCCGCGTTCCAGCGGGCCGGCGACCGGGTGTTACTGGTGATCACCGATGCCCTGGCCGAGTCGAGCAACCCGCGTGAGGCAGCCACCCGCATCGCTGAGCGCTACACCGCGCTGTCGTTCGCCGCGCCCGACCTGATCAACATCTACTTCGCCGAGTTCGCGAACCTGCCCGAACGCGACCGGGTCCACCTGCGCGGGTTGCAGCGGCAGAACGTCAACGAATGGGCCCACCTGCTCTGTCAGGTCGGGTCGGCCGAGACCGAGGCCGTCTTCCGGGTCCACGCGGCACTTGCCGTCGTCGTCGATATAGGACGCCTGGTTAACTTCGACGACACCGGGGAGCAACGCTGCCGGGTCAACACCTTGATGACCGCCGTGCTTTTCGGCGGCGAGCACCGGTAA
- a CDS encoding enoyl-CoA hydratase: MSECTTSPKLTAARDGRVLNITLTNPERLNAIDYATMAGLGDVFTEAAGDPSVRAIVITGEGKAFCTGADLSATAGEVTPEEVMDCAARLVTAIAETPVPVIARVNGPAAGVGVGIALAADLVYAAERAYFLLSFTNIGLMPDGGTTALIAAAAGRALANEMALLGERLPATAARDAGLINAVLADAELDTKVREATEKLSHGPRRALELTKQALNATNLASLGAALAREKAGQVELLSSPDFIEGATAMLQKRKAVFAE, from the coding sequence ATGTCCGAGTGCACCACCTCCCCCAAGCTCACCGCCGCGCGCGATGGTCGGGTACTCAACATCACCCTGACCAATCCCGAGCGACTCAACGCGATCGACTACGCCACCATGGCGGGCCTTGGCGACGTGTTCACCGAAGCTGCCGGCGATCCCTCGGTGCGGGCGATCGTCATCACCGGCGAAGGCAAGGCGTTCTGCACCGGAGCCGACCTGTCCGCCACCGCCGGCGAGGTCACCCCCGAAGAGGTGATGGACTGCGCCGCGCGGCTGGTGACGGCGATCGCCGAAACGCCGGTACCGGTGATCGCTCGGGTCAACGGCCCGGCAGCCGGTGTCGGGGTGGGGATCGCGCTGGCCGCCGACCTGGTCTACGCCGCCGAGCGCGCCTATTTCCTGCTGTCGTTCACCAACATCGGGTTGATGCCCGACGGCGGCACCACCGCCCTGATCGCCGCGGCCGCCGGGCGAGCACTGGCCAACGAGATGGCGCTGCTCGGGGAGCGCCTTCCGGCCACAGCCGCCCGCGATGCCGGCCTGATCAACGCGGTGCTGGCCGACGCTGAATTGGACACCAAGGTGCGCGAGGCCACCGAGAAGCTGTCCCACGGACCGCGTCGTGCTCTGGAATTGACCAAACAAGCCCTCAACGCCACCAACCTCGCCTCGCTCGGCGCCGCACTGGCCCGGGAGAAGGCCGGCCAGGTGGAGCTGTTGAGCTCGCCGGACTTCATCGAAGGCGCCACGGCGATGCTGCAGAAACGAAAGGCGGTGTTCGCCGAATGA
- a CDS encoding nuclear transport factor 2 family protein, which translates to MHPFRQAVEARDAAAIEALLSDDVVFTSPVAFTPYPGKPITAAILRAVMRVFSDFRYVREIADPGGRDHALVFEATVAGKRLTGCDFLHVDADGRIDDFMVMVRPLSAATALAEAMAAQFEQIKREAAEQSSPPSPR; encoded by the coding sequence GTGCACCCTTTCCGGCAAGCCGTCGAGGCCCGCGACGCCGCGGCCATCGAGGCACTGTTGTCCGACGACGTCGTGTTCACCAGCCCGGTGGCCTTCACTCCCTACCCGGGCAAGCCGATCACCGCGGCGATCCTGCGCGCCGTGATGCGCGTCTTCTCCGACTTCCGCTACGTCCGGGAGATCGCCGACCCCGGCGGGCGCGACCATGCGCTGGTCTTCGAGGCCACCGTGGCGGGCAAGCGGCTCACCGGATGCGACTTCCTGCATGTCGACGCGGACGGCAGGATCGACGACTTCATGGTGATGGTTCGGCCGCTCTCGGCGGCCACCGCGCTGGCCGAGGCGATGGCGGCGCAGTTTGAGCAGATCAAGCGCGAAGCCGCCGAGCAGAGCTCACCGCCGAGTCCGCGATGA
- a CDS encoding fluoride efflux transporter FluC, with product MPIPESAVTPGAELFVRRRRSHAVREQAPVVAAVALGGAVGACARYGIGLAWPTPSGGFPWATLVVNVSGCALMGALMVAITEVWVGHRLLRPLLGTGVLGGYTTFSTFAGDVDTLAAAGHLGRALLYLLTTPVLVLVATWTAAAFTRRLITRRTS from the coding sequence ATGCCGATACCCGAATCCGCCGTGACGCCCGGCGCTGAACTGTTCGTTCGCCGCCGGCGGTCACATGCGGTGCGTGAGCAGGCGCCGGTGGTTGCGGCGGTCGCGCTCGGCGGTGCCGTCGGCGCGTGCGCCCGTTACGGCATCGGTCTGGCATGGCCCACTCCGTCCGGCGGATTCCCTTGGGCCACACTGGTTGTCAATGTCAGCGGATGCGCGCTGATGGGGGCGTTGATGGTGGCGATCACCGAGGTGTGGGTCGGTCACCGGCTGCTGCGCCCACTGCTGGGCACCGGCGTGCTGGGCGGCTACACGACGTTCTCCACGTTCGCCGGTGACGTCGACACCCTTGCCGCCGCCGGTCATCTGGGCCGGGCTCTGCTCTATCTCCTGACCACGCCGGTGCTGGTGCTGGTCGCCACGTGGACTGCCGCGGCCTTTACCCGGCGTCTGATCACCAGGAGGACATCA
- a CDS encoding cation-translocating P-type ATPase: MTSALVDASARGASAATEAVGVIASASLQIATVPVREAGRLLSGETATLTRRCWSGTDRAWIEVRGLTHADGTDLGREVLEVLGAQPGVVSARLNRPLSRVVVEIAAEGDRVSLNDLCRLVEGAERRRRRPDGPASTPGPDSSPPVALPGDGLPMAARGVMVGVNAAGLAIALAGWALRLPQAPVAVDAAAALANYQPWLRRRLAERIGAGPADTVLSLISVGARIATLSPATLAVDLALQGIKAAECQAGAQAWNHHEPHLAKHAEQAEAHLPWRPVPLPEGAADRHGNRMAIVQLVGAGLAGVFSRNITVAATAAVVAGPKALRTTTESFAATLSRTLVQQHGALPLRPDGLRRLDRVDAVLIDPRLLCDGTTRHPLATALLAEARASGAELITLDVSVLGELRPAFDDLAPAGDGTLDEALAAALAGLQQAGRTVAVLSSTAAQALACADVGLGIMPDSTAVAPPFVADLLLADLAGAWRVLHALPAARAATERGISLSNGASVLGVVLMVPGVGGNRGVRGTAGPGPVTAGAAAGLLSGYLLARGVSRTPAPRPAQAYEWHAMSIDEVRDILPAPEPAGAADELAAPPPHMAWQFVKAVRAELSDPLMPVLALSSAATAMLGSPVDAMMVSTVLIGNCMLAAAQQLQAENRLNRLLAQQTPPARTVVPGEPKTYGEIEADRLRPGTLIEVRSNEVVPADARLIEATDLEVDESSLTGESLSVDKQTAATPGAELADRRCMLYAGTTVVAGTALALVTAVGADTQARRAAELAAGELPVVGLQHQLSQLMSRAFPASAAGGLLVGVLGMLRGGGLRQALGNAIAVAVAAVPEGMPLMATLAQHASAQRLTDTGALVRIPRSVEALGRVEVVCFDKTGTLSENRLRVTTVHPVPGYTDDDVLRCAANAAPAPEGALHAHATDQAVIEAAAGIAGPMWSAPDAHLPFRSGRAFSASVSGRELVVKGAPEVVLAACQGLGPDVGDPVADLAAGGLRVIAVAQRRLTAAQVQSLRDDPDVITELCRAGLVLTGFLGICDTPRAEAPQLLADLADRGVAVRLITGDHPVTATAIAAELGVPVTAEQVITGSEWNALSRKDQERAVADRVIFARMSPENKVQVVQTLERSGRVCAMVGDGANDAAAIRAASVGLGVVARGSDSAHATADIVLTDGRINALVDAIDEGRRLWRGVQLAVTGLLGGNVGEVIFGVIGSALTGSSPLNNRQLLLMNMLTDALPATAVAVSTPAGPAGRVVHGIDEAKLMRAVAVRGAITGAAASAAWGMARLSALPGAPQRAATVALITLVSTELAQTLVDSRAPLVLFTAAGSFAVFAAMISIPGISQLLGCAPVGPLGWAKALASTGAAVAAIAAAPHLLPAGRGDASAPDSRPQAPSAGPGASVQLLRPAAAREDATRELDAATVWATV, encoded by the coding sequence GTGACCTCCGCACTCGTCGACGCGTCGGCACGCGGCGCCTCGGCTGCCACCGAGGCGGTGGGAGTCATCGCATCAGCGAGCCTGCAAATCGCCACCGTGCCGGTTCGGGAAGCCGGCCGGCTGCTCTCCGGCGAGACGGCAACGCTGACCCGGCGCTGCTGGAGCGGTACCGATCGCGCGTGGATCGAAGTGCGCGGGCTCACCCACGCCGACGGGACAGACCTCGGGCGCGAGGTGCTCGAGGTGCTCGGCGCACAGCCGGGCGTGGTGTCGGCGCGGCTGAACCGCCCGCTGTCGCGGGTCGTCGTCGAAATTGCAGCCGAGGGCGACCGGGTCTCGCTGAACGACCTGTGCCGCTTGGTCGAAGGCGCCGAGCGGCGTCGTCGCCGGCCCGACGGCCCGGCCTCCACGCCCGGCCCGGACAGCTCGCCACCGGTGGCCCTGCCCGGCGACGGGTTGCCGATGGCGGCCAGGGGAGTGATGGTCGGTGTCAACGCCGCCGGGCTGGCGATCGCGCTGGCCGGCTGGGCGCTGCGGTTACCGCAGGCGCCGGTCGCCGTCGACGCCGCGGCCGCACTCGCGAATTACCAACCGTGGCTGCGTCGACGCCTTGCCGAGCGAATCGGCGCCGGCCCGGCCGACACGGTGCTGTCATTGATCTCGGTGGGCGCGCGCATCGCCACCCTGTCACCGGCCACGCTGGCGGTGGATCTGGCACTGCAGGGCATCAAAGCCGCCGAATGCCAAGCCGGGGCCCAGGCCTGGAACCACCACGAGCCGCACCTGGCCAAGCACGCCGAGCAGGCGGAGGCCCACCTGCCGTGGCGCCCGGTCCCGCTGCCGGAGGGCGCCGCCGACCGCCACGGTAACCGGATGGCGATCGTGCAGCTGGTCGGCGCCGGCTTGGCGGGGGTGTTCTCCCGCAACATCACCGTGGCCGCGACCGCGGCGGTGGTGGCCGGACCGAAAGCCCTGCGCACCACCACCGAATCGTTCGCGGCCACCCTGAGCCGAACGTTGGTCCAGCAGCACGGCGCGCTGCCGCTGCGCCCGGACGGGCTGCGCCGGCTCGACCGCGTCGACGCTGTACTCATCGATCCACGGCTGCTGTGCGACGGGACCACCCGTCACCCACTGGCGACGGCCCTGCTCGCCGAGGCGCGGGCTTCCGGTGCGGAACTGATCACGCTCGACGTCTCCGTGCTGGGCGAGCTGCGCCCGGCATTCGACGACCTGGCCCCGGCCGGCGATGGAACCCTCGACGAGGCGCTCGCCGCCGCGTTGGCCGGCCTGCAGCAGGCCGGTCGCACCGTTGCGGTGCTGTCCTCGACCGCGGCGCAAGCGCTCGCCTGCGCCGATGTCGGTCTGGGCATCATGCCGGATTCCACCGCCGTAGCACCGCCTTTCGTCGCCGATCTGCTGTTGGCGGATCTGGCCGGCGCGTGGCGGGTGCTGCATGCGCTGCCGGCGGCGCGGGCGGCCACCGAACGCGGGATCTCGCTGTCCAACGGCGCCTCGGTGCTCGGGGTGGTGCTCATGGTCCCGGGGGTCGGGGGAAACCGGGGCGTCCGGGGCACAGCAGGCCCCGGGCCGGTCACCGCCGGGGCGGCCGCCGGACTGCTGTCGGGATACCTGTTGGCCCGCGGGGTGTCCCGCACGCCCGCACCGCGGCCCGCGCAGGCCTATGAATGGCACGCGATGTCGATCGACGAGGTCCGCGACATCCTGCCGGCGCCCGAACCGGCCGGGGCCGCCGATGAACTCGCCGCGCCACCGCCGCACATGGCCTGGCAGTTCGTCAAGGCCGTGCGCGCCGAGCTGTCGGATCCGCTGATGCCGGTGCTGGCGTTGTCCTCGGCGGCCACTGCCATGCTCGGCTCCCCGGTCGACGCGATGATGGTCAGCACGGTGCTGATCGGCAACTGCATGCTCGCCGCCGCGCAACAGCTGCAGGCCGAGAACCGGCTGAACCGGCTGCTGGCGCAACAGACCCCGCCTGCGCGTACCGTCGTGCCGGGCGAGCCGAAGACCTACGGCGAGATCGAAGCCGACCGGCTGCGGCCCGGCACCCTGATCGAGGTGCGCAGCAATGAGGTCGTGCCCGCCGACGCGCGGCTGATCGAGGCCACCGACCTCGAAGTCGACGAGTCCTCGCTCACCGGTGAGTCGCTGTCGGTGGACAAGCAGACCGCGGCGACACCGGGCGCCGAACTCGCCGACCGGCGCTGCATGCTCTACGCGGGCACGACGGTCGTCGCGGGCACTGCGCTCGCCCTGGTCACCGCCGTCGGCGCCGACACCCAGGCCCGCCGCGCCGCCGAACTGGCCGCCGGCGAGTTGCCGGTCGTCGGCCTGCAGCACCAACTCAGTCAGCTCATGAGCCGCGCCTTCCCGGCCAGCGCCGCGGGTGGGCTGTTGGTGGGGGTGCTCGGAATGCTGCGCGGCGGCGGCCTCCGCCAGGCCCTGGGCAACGCGATCGCGGTCGCGGTGGCGGCGGTGCCCGAGGGGATGCCGCTGATGGCGACCCTGGCCCAACACGCGTCGGCGCAACGTCTGACCGACACCGGTGCGCTGGTTCGCATTCCCCGCTCGGTGGAGGCGCTCGGACGTGTCGAGGTGGTCTGCTTCGACAAGACCGGAACGTTGAGCGAAAACCGGCTTCGGGTCACCACGGTGCACCCGGTGCCGGGGTACACCGATGACGACGTGCTGCGCTGCGCGGCCAATGCCGCACCGGCACCCGAGGGCGCCCTGCACGCCCACGCCACCGACCAGGCCGTCATCGAAGCCGCCGCCGGCATCGCCGGCCCGATGTGGTCGGCCCCGGACGCGCACCTGCCGTTCCGTTCCGGCCGGGCGTTCTCGGCGTCGGTGTCGGGCCGCGAACTGGTGGTCAAGGGCGCCCCGGAAGTGGTGCTGGCGGCCTGCCAGGGCCTCGGCCCCGATGTCGGCGACCCGGTGGCCGACCTGGCCGCCGGCGGGCTGCGGGTGATCGCGGTGGCGCAGCGCCGACTGACCGCGGCACAGGTGCAGTCGCTGCGCGACGACCCCGACGTCATCACCGAACTGTGCCGCGCCGGATTGGTCCTGACCGGGTTCCTCGGCATCTGCGACACCCCGCGCGCCGAGGCGCCCCAACTGCTCGCCGATCTGGCCGATAGGGGCGTGGCTGTCCGGCTGATCACCGGTGACCACCCCGTCACCGCAACCGCGATCGCCGCCGAGCTCGGTGTGCCGGTCACCGCCGAGCAGGTCATCACCGGATCGGAATGGAACGCGTTGTCGCGCAAGGACCAGGAACGCGCGGTGGCCGACCGGGTGATCTTCGCCCGGATGTCTCCGGAGAACAAGGTGCAGGTCGTCCAGACCCTCGAACGCAGCGGGCGGGTCTGCGCCATGGTCGGTGACGGCGCCAACGACGCGGCGGCGATCCGGGCCGCCAGCGTGGGACTCGGTGTCGTCGCCCGCGGCAGCGACTCGGCGCACGCGACCGCCGACATCGTGCTGACCGACGGCCGGATCAACGCACTGGTGGACGCCATCGACGAGGGCCGACGGCTGTGGCGCGGCGTGCAACTGGCGGTGACCGGACTGCTCGGCGGCAACGTCGGCGAGGTGATCTTCGGTGTCATCGGCAGCGCCCTGACCGGAAGCTCGCCGCTGAACAACCGCCAGCTGCTGTTGATGAACATGCTGACCGACGCGCTGCCGGCCACCGCCGTCGCGGTGAGCACCCCCGCCGGCCCGGCGGGCCGCGTCGTGCACGGCATCGACGAAGCCAAGCTGATGCGTGCGGTCGCCGTCCGGGGTGCCATCACCGGAGCCGCGGCCAGCGCGGCGTGGGGGATGGCTCGCCTTTCTGCTCTACCCGGTGCCCCGCAGCGCGCCGCGACCGTCGCGCTGATCACGCTGGTCTCCACCGAGCTCGCCCAGACACTGGTCGATTCGCGCGCACCGCTGGTGTTGTTCACCGCCGCCGGTTCGTTCGCGGTGTTCGCGGCGATGATCAGCATCCCCGGCATCAGCCAGCTGCTCGGCTGCGCCCCGGTGGGCCCACTGGGCTGGGCGAAGGCCCTGGCATCGACCGGGGCGGCGGTGGCGGCGATCGCCGCGGCTCCGCACCTGCTGCCGGCCGGCCGGGGCGACGCGTCCGCACCGGACAGCCGACCGCAAGCGCCCTCGGCGGGTCCCGGTGCCAGCGTGCAGCTGCTGCGGCCGGCAGCGGCCCGGGAGGACGCAACGCGGGAGCTTGATGCGGCTACCGTGTGGGCCACCGTATAA
- a CDS encoding ArsR/SmtB family transcription factor translates to MAKQEERPPETAGSPTRSDGPTPPQLASAASTFALLSSPARLHVLWLAAQGAYDVTTLAGRAGINVATMSQHLTKLRLAGLISARKAGRHHIYTVEDPHILTLLQQIFAHIGPDGSLAPDPPRGP, encoded by the coding sequence ATGGCAAAACAGGAAGAACGGCCACCCGAAACCGCCGGTTCCCCCACCCGATCCGACGGGCCGACCCCGCCCCAACTGGCCTCGGCTGCGAGCACCTTCGCACTGCTCAGCAGCCCGGCGCGCCTACACGTGCTCTGGCTGGCCGCTCAGGGCGCCTACGACGTCACCACCCTGGCGGGACGGGCGGGAATCAATGTCGCCACCATGAGCCAGCATCTGACCAAGCTGCGACTGGCCGGACTGATCAGCGCGCGCAAAGCGGGGCGCCATCACATCTATACCGTCGAGGACCCGCACATTCTGACGCTGTTGCAGCAGATCTTCGCCCACATCGGCCCGGACGGCAGCCTCGCACCCGATCCTCCGAGGGGTCCCTGA
- a CDS encoding PPE family protein — protein sequence MTGPVWMAAPPEVHSALLSAGPGPGDLLAVGAAWSMLSSEYAATAAELEAVLAAIQAGAWQGPSAEEYVAAHQPYLAWLAQSSADSAVAAARHESAAAAYTTALAAMPSLAELAANHAVHTALVATNFFGINTIPIAVNEADYVRMWIQAATTMTTYEAVADAQLAAMPKAVAAPPILKSDVQDSGSGDDGGDNPLGLPQWLVDLLEKLGIGNSQLAHDPTVVNPLNTLIADALKNFGLHWSPGQGTLNGLDYDAYTDPGQWLFWVARSLELLEDFEEFGVMLTQNPVQAFQWVFSWALFDFPTHILEVATFLSQNPALFAVAAGAGIAPLGSAGGLAGLAGLAGIPPPAMPLPAPAAVVPDIPPGAVSASPAPAVATPPAPAPAPAPAAPAAGTVAGPPPAPPPAPAAGGPGFFPPYLVPPGIGSGSQVAIRAGSGAKRKTAEPDSATAAAAAEAHRRTQRRRRRRAGARDHGDEYLDMNVDVMPDWRSPPDRTTVSSRGAGVLGFAGAEGESGAATAGLVTIPGSSLGEGPRMPLLPTTWESGRDG from the coding sequence GTGACGGGTCCGGTGTGGATGGCCGCACCGCCGGAGGTGCACTCGGCGTTGTTGTCCGCAGGTCCCGGTCCAGGGGACCTGCTGGCGGTCGGTGCGGCGTGGTCGATGTTGAGCTCTGAATATGCCGCGACGGCAGCCGAACTCGAGGCGGTGTTGGCCGCGATACAGGCCGGGGCGTGGCAGGGTCCCAGCGCGGAAGAGTACGTAGCCGCCCATCAGCCCTATCTGGCGTGGCTGGCGCAGTCCAGTGCCGACAGCGCGGTCGCCGCGGCCCGGCATGAGAGCGCGGCAGCGGCGTACACCACCGCGCTGGCGGCGATGCCGAGCCTGGCCGAATTGGCTGCCAATCACGCCGTCCACACGGCGTTGGTGGCGACGAACTTCTTCGGGATCAACACCATCCCCATAGCGGTCAACGAAGCCGACTACGTGCGGATGTGGATCCAGGCCGCCACCACCATGACCACCTACGAGGCGGTCGCGGATGCCCAGCTGGCAGCGATGCCCAAAGCCGTGGCAGCGCCGCCGATCCTGAAATCTGATGTCCAGGATTCCGGCAGTGGTGACGACGGTGGCGACAACCCGTTGGGGTTGCCCCAGTGGCTCGTCGACTTGCTGGAGAAGTTGGGCATCGGCAACAGCCAGCTCGCGCATGACCCGACCGTCGTCAACCCGCTCAACACCTTGATCGCCGACGCCTTGAAGAACTTCGGGCTGCACTGGAGCCCCGGCCAGGGCACCCTCAACGGGTTGGACTACGACGCGTACACGGACCCGGGACAGTGGCTGTTCTGGGTGGCGCGATCCCTGGAGCTATTGGAGGACTTCGAGGAGTTCGGGGTGATGTTGACCCAGAACCCGGTGCAGGCTTTCCAGTGGGTGTTCAGCTGGGCGCTGTTCGACTTCCCGACCCACATCCTGGAAGTCGCAACGTTTCTCAGCCAGAATCCGGCATTGTTCGCGGTGGCCGCCGGTGCCGGGATTGCGCCGCTCGGCTCGGCCGGGGGCCTTGCCGGGCTGGCCGGCCTGGCCGGCATACCCCCGCCCGCGATGCCGCTGCCGGCGCCGGCGGCAGTGGTGCCGGATATCCCGCCGGGAGCGGTGTCCGCTTCCCCGGCACCGGCCGTGGCGACACCGCCGGCTCCGGCGCCTGCGCCCGCTCCCGCCGCGCCGGCAGCGGGCACGGTGGCCGGCCCACCCCCGGCACCGCCACCGGCACCGGCCGCGGGAGGGCCCGGTTTCTTCCCGCCCTACCTGGTTCCGCCCGGCATCGGGTCCGGCTCCCAGGTGGCCATCCGCGCCGGCTCGGGCGCCAAGAGGAAGACCGCCGAACCCGACAGCGCTACGGCGGCGGCGGCCGCCGAGGCGCACCGGCGCACCCAGAGACGGCGGCGCCGACGCGCCGGCGCCCGCGACCACGGCGATGAATACCTCGACATGAACGTCGATGTCATGCCCGACTGGCGGTCACCGCCGGACAGGACGACAGTGTCGAGCCGGGGCGCCGGAGTGCTCGGGTTCGCCGGAGCCGAGGGGGAAAGCGGCGCAGCGACAGCGGGATTGGTCACCATTCCCGGCTCTTCACTGGGTGAGGGACCGCGCATGCCACTGCTGCCGACGACATGGGAGTCGGGCCGGGACGGCTGA
- a CDS encoding 30S ribosomal protein S18: MAEKSSRARRAPKNPARAAKKNRLTKLGLATLDYETGTLRIFTSERGKIRSRQAAGLTVGGRGGVR; encoded by the coding sequence GTGGCCGAAAAATCCAGCAGGGCTCGGCGTGCCCCGAAAAATCCGGCACGAGCCGCCAAGAAGAACCGGCTGACAAAACTCGGCTTGGCCACCCTCGACTACGAGACCGGGACGCTGCGGATCTTCACCTCCGAACGGGGAAAGATTCGCTCCCGGCAGGCCGCCGGGCTCACCGTCGGTGGCCGAGGCGGGGTGCGGTGA